The genomic stretch gtccgcgacgtgggttgacgatgagtggatggagatcatatgaggaggacccgctcgttgtccgacacgtatttaaggggccggggagacgttcgtcgggcggacggtcgttcacctgacgtgtcctcgtggtcgtttggacacggtcgtttggacgtgggcttggcgagcattgggccgtgccgtgcctagtGTCATGGCCCAGTCCAGAACAGGAGCCCCCCAAGTCGAGTCTCTGAGCCAGAGAGATGACTTATGTTTCAACTAAGGGTTCCCCGAGGCGATGGGGAAGCTTCATCGTTAGACAGGTGAGGTCGTAACAGACCTGTTCATGACCGACCCTTTCTCCGGGAATGTCGGGGATGGAGGTGATCGGTTGGTCCGCACCTTCCTTGTGGTAAACGTGGGTATGACGCGGGGAGGTGGCGTCTTGGTGAGTCGAGGAGACGGATAGGTGCTCGGGTCGTTTCAGTTTCTTATCTTTGATAGACGTGTCTCAGAATCAGTGGGGTCGCTTCGTTTCGTGTGCAAAGACGGCGTAGGCAGGCTAGGCAATGATGACCTAGCGTGTTGGTCCACGTGCCAAGCCCTATAAAAAAGGGGTTGAGTAACTTCATTTCCACTTTTTTCGCTCACACGTTCACCGGAGTTCTCCACATTCTCCCTCGTTTGCTTGCTCTACCGTCTGGACCGCCGTCTCCGCCCGTCCTCCTATCTGAACCACCGTCTTCTGCTCGGGCACCACCGTACCCCTTTCAACTTAACTATGACAGGTATGATTTTCCACTGTGACCCACTGTTTTTCCTTGTTGTTTTCTGTCAAACGCGTGCTATTTTTGTAGAAATGTGGTTAGGTTTAACTTAGGAACAGTGTAGTGGACTGTAGGTGTATATTAGGCGGTAGAAAATAGGGTTGGGATCATACTGTACCGGGCATAAATTTCATATGCCGGGCAATACTTGCATAGGCtgtatgaagtttatgcccggtcTCCATAGAATGCGCGCGTCACCGAGTTGAGCACGGTTAGTGTCCGTCGCCGCTACGCCCTTTCACTTGACCTGCGGTGGAAGGGTGGATTTGATACGACGTCGAATTCACTCTTTCTGTCTGCGTTTCAGGTGCTACCGGGCGCTTACGACCGAGGAGGGAAGATTCTGGGTCCTCCACCGAAGACGCGACAATCGCTCGTCTCCCTGTCGGGGATGGGAGTGTCCGAGATGGTACCGAACACGCCTCCTCTTCCGGGCAGGTCGACTTCTCATGGGTTGCGGACGAGCCCTTGGAGGAGGAATCAGACTTCTGTGACGAGGCCGTCATTGCTTACGCTATGGTCGAGACCATAAGCCGGGAGGATCCACCGAACTGGTATTGCTGCGCCCCCAAGGAAGAAGACCGCATTTGCCATCATTTCCCGGGGAAGCAGTTCACCATGTATGAATTTGCTTTCCGTGAGGCGGGGATTAGACTGCCCTTCAACTCCTTCCAGATGTCGGTCTTCAAGTGGCTCCGGCTGGCGCCGTCCCAACTACATCCTAATGCTCTCGCATTTATGCGGGCATTCGAGTTAGTTTGCCAGTTCCTCGGCATTGGTTGCACCCGGGCTCTCTTCTTCCACGTTTTCCATCTCCAGAGGTCCGGTTCCCGTGGTCGCCACAGTTGGGTTTCTTTCAAGCAGCCCGTGCGTCTGTTCAAGACGTACGAGGATTCTGTTCGCCATTTCAAAAACCGGTGGTACGTGGTGATGCCGATTACCCGGGCTGCCCTTCACTCTCTATACTACTATCAGCGGACACCCAATGGGGAGGAGACGCTGATGTCGAAGATACCGCTGAGGTGGCAGCGTGATCATTTCGATCTCTCCACGGCGCATTACCGAGTCAAGTATGCGATGCTCGGCGAGGAGGATAGGCTCGCGTACAAGAAGCTGGTCGATTACGTGCAGAGCTTCAGCTTGGGGTTCTGGGCGAATCGACAGGGCGTGCCCTACCTGGATGAGGCCGGGGAACTAATCACCGAGGCGCGTTATATCAATACGAAGGCTCTGCTCGAGTGTGATACCGAGGAGGAAGCTCTGGCGTTATTGAGTAGGCAGACTTTGTTTagctttttatttctgtttatgaCTTCGCTCGCTAATGTTGGTGTGTAATTTATTTGCAGGTGCCATGCCCAATGCTCGTGATCGGGTGCTGAAGCTAGCGAATCAGGTCGGCGCTCCTGACCGGGtgcccaagaagaagaagaaaactgtGGCCCGTCCCTTGGAGACTGCTGGCGATGCCGGGGCTAGTCCCTCGCAGGCGGCGAGCGTGATTCCTTCCTCTCCTCCTCGATCTAACCCGATCAACATTCCTGATAGCAGTCCGTCGCCAGCGGCTTCTCCCCTCCATAAACGGAAGCGTCCGGCTGGGGCCCTTACCAGGTCGTCTCCAGGAAGTTCGCATGGACCGGGCAGCTATCTTCTACCTCCCTGCTATGTGGAACGGTCGTTCTTCAAGGCCGAGGAGTCGATTGTTGTGCCTGCGCCTGAGGCCAAGGCTATTCTGGACCAGGATGTTGCTGCCCGGAGGAAAGATCTGGCCAGGGATATTGCTGCTGTCATCCGGGTGATGGAGACGGCCATGGTTTTGACCGACACTTCGGTCTCCACCGCCTCGCTGGAGGATGCCCTTTTGCAGGTTCGGACGGAGAAGGAAAGACTATCTCAAGATCTGTCGGACTACAAAGAAGAGCATCAGCTGCAGGAAGGGCTGAGCCAGAAGCTGGAGGAGGTGGAAAAGGAGAGGGACCAGTTGAAGGCTGCTAAGGCGAGCTTGGAAGAGCAGGTGGTTGACCATCAGAAGCTGACCGAGGACAACGCTTGCCTACGGGCTCAGGTTGAGTCTCTCGAGGGAAAGGTCCGTCCTCTGGCAGATGAGACCGAGGAGGAACACGCCCTTGGTTCGCGCGGTGAGCTGCTAGGGCATATTCGGACTCTCAACCAAGATCTCGTGGCCTGCTTCAAAGAGGGTTTCGACAATGCTGTCGAGCAGCTCGGGCTTCTGAACCCTGAGTTGGTGACAGTAGGGTCGGCCTATAACTGCTGCGTCCGGGACGGTGAGATTATCTGCCCGTTTGAAGCGGAGGAGGAGCtggggggagaagaagaagaagaggatgaagaggtgctccgagcggagtcttagtttatttgtttttctttgattttAGTTATCATGGCCTGCGTGCCTTATGTATTTGGCCTTCGGGCGTTGTAATATGGCCTTCGGGCGTTGTAATATGGCCTTCGGGCGTACTTGGCTTCGGCCGCTCTTATCGTTTTTAATGCATGAATATTTACGTTATCATTCATTGTGCTCGTTTGTGTTTGATACTTGTTTGTATGAATTCGTACTCTGCTCGACTTTGATAATCTCCTCGGTTTAGGGAACCGACGAAGTGTCGGGCTTTGTGCCCGTGGGTATCGAGGCCCGGGTCCGTTGTTCGAACCCTGGTCCCGAGGCTTGGGCCCTCCCATCGCGAGCTGGGTGCCCTGCCAGTCCTGGTACTTCGACGTTGAGTCTTGGTCAAGATCCCAACCGTCGGGGAGGGTTGTGTTTGTCATGTGACCCCGGATCGTTCCCGGGTCTCGTGGTTCCTCCCTGGGGTTTTGGGGACGAAGAGCGTGGTCGTACCTGCCACGTCTCCCCGTGGTGTATTTAGCTGTAATATTGTCTAAGTTTTTCTGCGTTCCATGGTCGAGCGAGTTGTTCTCCTTGTAGGTTTTCCAGGTAATAGGCCCCGTTGCTCGTTTTGTCGCGGACGCGGTAAGGGCCTTCCCAGTTGGCCGCCAGTTTGCCCTCTCTCGGGTTTTTCTGGTTTCTTCTGAGGACCAGGGTGCCGACCTGGAACTCTCTTTTTATGACTTTCGCGTCATGGCGTAGTGCTATTTTTTGTTTGAGGGTTGTTTCCCTGAGAGCTGCTTCGGAACGTATCTCCTCGACTAGGTCGAGCTCGGCTCTAAGGGTTTCATCGTTCATTTCCTCGTCTAGGGGCTCCTCCGTCCTCCTCGTTGGCGTCCGTATCTCCACCGGGATGACTGCCTCGGTGCCGTAAGTTAGTCGGAACGGGGTTTCCCCGGTGGTAGAATGTGGAGTCGTGCGGTAGGCCCATAGCACGCTATGTAGCTCCTCGACCCATGCCCTCTTTGCCTCACCGAGTCTGCGTTTGAGGCCACGTAAGATTACCCTATTGGCCGCCTCTGCTTGCCCGTTCGTCTGCGGATGCTCGACAGACGTGAAATGCTGTGTGGTGCCCAGGCTGGCGATGAAGTCCTGGAATCCTCCGTCCGTGAATTGTGTCCCGTTGTCTGTGACAAGTGCCTGGGGTATACCGAACCGAGCGAGGATGTTGCGTTTGAAGAACCGGAGAATGTTCTGCGCGGTTATTTTAGCCAGTGCCTCCGCCtcgatccatttggtgaagtaatccaccccgacgatgaggtatttattctgatatgatccggtgacgaagggtccgaggatgtccatgccccaccacgcgaagggccatggggaagacagtgatttgaggtcgttcgggggtgcgaggtgcatgtcggcatgtcgttggcatttgtcacatcttttgacgtgctctttcgaatcgttttgcatggtcggccagtagtagcctgctcgaagggcttttcgtgcgagcgatcgtccgccgaggtgttgagcgttaattccccggtgtatctctccaagtatgtcggggactttctcttcctcgacgcatttgagtagtgggatggagaatcctctccggtagagtttgccctcgaggagtacgtacgagcatgcgcgtcgtttgacagtggtcgcctctttcgggtcagccgggagttcgtctcgtgtgaggtaattgtagatgggtgtcatccaacagtgggcatctccaatagcgttgacctcgagtggaggcggtagtttgtcgatgctgggccgagggagaatttcttggattactgatttattcccaccctttttcctcgtgctggctagtttcgagagaacgtctgcccgtgtgttgtgctcgcggggtatgtgttgaacttcccatttttcaaatctatcaagttattctttgacgagggacaagtactcgaggaggttgtcgttcttggtttggtattctcctcgcacttgtgaggccacgagctgggagtcggtggatatttttacctcttttgctcccaggtcctcggctaacctcaggcctgcgaggaaggcttcgtattcggcttggttgtttgatgttgggaacgctagcgccaatgatacctctatcaggatcccttcctcattttcgaggatgatcccggccccgctgcctgatgtgctagaggcgccatcgacgaagatcgtccatttgtgggcgctttctgctggagtcgggcagtgggtcatctccgcgacgaagtcggccagtgcctgagctttcaaggctttcctactttcgtattgtatgtcgaattcggagagttctagtgaccacctgagcatcctcccggccatatcagggcgcccgagcagctgtttgattggctggtcggtcctcacctttatcgtgtgtgcgaggaagtaatatcgtagtctcctcgctgtgttgatgagggccagggcgaccttttcgatttgctgatatcggagctcgggaccttggagtgctttactcgtaaaatagatgggcttttgtccttcgtcggtttctcttattagaacggcgctgacggcctcggtcgccacggataggtataagtatagggtttccttttctgatggccgtgataagaccgggggttgggacagaaccttctttagatggagtagcgcttgctcgcattcatcggtccagtcgaaggtagcctctttgcgaaggagtctgaagaatggcaatgcgtgctgggcggacttggcgatgaaacgggagagtgaggcgagcactccattgagtgactggatcgattttttggttttcggggtcggaaattccgagaatgcccggcatttgtcggggttggcctcgatccctctttcggtgagatagaaaccgaggaacttgcctgcccggactccgaacgtgcatttttcggggttgaacctcattttacactgtctcgcctgctcgaataccttcgcaaggtgtcgagcatgggttatctcctcgtgtgatttgacgatcatgtcgtccatgtacacttcgagcatgtcccctatttcgtccttgaagactttgttcatcatgcgttggtatgtagcgccagcgttcttgagtccgaacggcatcacgttgtaatagtaattgcccgttggggtcatgaacgctgtgtgtttcttgtctgcgggcgacatagggatctggttgtatccactatatgcgtccatgaaggacaagagtttaaaacctgcagagttgtcaacgagcaagtctatattagggagggggaaagcatctttcgggcaagccctattaagatcagtataatcaacacacatacgccattttccattatttttcttaacGAGGACTACATTAGAGAGCCAGGTTGTGTACTGGGCTTCAGAAATAAAATTTGCCTCTAAGAGGTCTTTTACAGCCCGCTCGGCAGCCTCTGCCTTTTCGGGCGATTGCTTGCGTCTACGCTGTGCTATGGGCTTGGCTGCCCGGTCTAAAGCTAGCTTATGACACGCGATCTCGGGGTCCAGCCCGGGCATTTCTGCGGCATTCCACGCGAAGAGGTCGGAGTTCTCTTTGAGGCATGCTACTAGCTCTTCTCTTGTTTCCTCGGGTAGTCCCTTACCTATCTTCACCGTCCTTTCCGGATCGTCCCCAAGAGGAATGAGTTCGAACTCCCCGTCGGGGATTGGTCGGACCGGGTGTTCGAGAGAGCGTTCCTTGGGGAACCTCCCCTCTTCGGTCTCGTCCAGCCCGATGCGACAGTCGAGGTCGATGGCGTTGACTCCTCGGGCAGGATCCTCGGTCTTGAGTTTTTTGTTGTCGCAGTTGCTCTTCGTGCTGACTACGGCGTGTCCTTTTACTGCGGCGTCGTAGCATCGCCGGGCTGCTTCGATGTCACCATGGATGGTGACCACACGTCCCAATTTGGTGTAGTATTTCATCTTCAGGTGGACGGTGGATGGGACCGCGGTGAGTTCGGCCAGTGTCGGGCGTCCAAAGATGCAATTGTAGAGAGACGGACAGTCTACGACCAGGAATTGGATTTTGACTTCCCTGGCCGTTTCTTGTTCGCCGAAGGTGACGAGGAGCTCAACATATCCCCACGGTCTGGTTGTTGCTCCGTTGAATCCTTGGAGATCTGATCCGACGTAGGGGGCTAAGTTGGTCTTGTCTAGCTTCAGAGTCTTGAAGAGGTGGACGTACATGATATCCACTGAGCTGCCTTGGTCGACCAGGATGCGTCGTACGTCGAATTGGGCCATCTTTGCCCTTATCAATAGTGGGATGCCCGAGTTCGGGGATCCGCCCGGGAGTTCCTCCAGGAAGAAGGATATTGGGTTGGATTTTCCCCGGTATTTTGTCAATGTCGCTTTCTGCTCGGGGGCAGTCAGTAGGAGTTCGTCGAACTTACGTTTGACGGAGAGGGCCGCGGATTCCCCGTTAGTTCCTCCTCCTGATATCACCAGTGTGGCAGGGAAGTTTTCCCAGGGGCTGAGTGCAGTGATCTTGTCCTCGGGCAATGGTTCGGGGAGGAAGAAATCTTCCGGTCGTGACACGCAGAGGGCCACTTGATAGGGAGAGTTGTCAGGGGGTGTGTCTTCCCGGGGTCTCTTCTTCTCTGGCTCGTCGTGTCTGGGAGCTTCGTTCTTCCTCGTATACTGCTTCAGGTGCCCCTCTTGGATTAAAATTTCTATCGCATCCTTCAGGTGGACGCAGTCTTCGGTCACGTGCCCGTGACTTCTGTGGAACCGGCAGTACTTTGATTTGTCGGTGTGGGGCTTTGGTGCAGACGGTTTTGGGAACCTGACCCTGCCCTGCTTAAATTCAGAGTTGATACATTCTGCGAGGATGCGCTCCCGAGGAGCTGTCAGTAAGGTGTACTCGCTATATCTGCCCGCGGGGCCTCTTCCTTCCCGGAGCTCGCGAGGTCTTTCTTCTCTTCGTTTGTCTCCGTTGCGACGGGAAATGCTCGTGTCCTCGCGTTTTGAGTGCTCGGTTTCCCCAGCGTTACGTCCGCTGCGGGCATTGTGTGCCACCTGCTTTTCCTCGTATCTGATGTAGGCCTGGGCTTTATGCAGGAGCTCGTTTAAGGTGCGGGGAGGCTCGATCCCTACGGCTCTGCTAAGTTCACTGCCGGGCAAGAGACCTCTCTCGAGGAGATACTTCTTCATGTGCTCGGTGGTATCTACCTCGACAGCTTCCTGGTTGAATCGCTCGATGTATGAGCGCAGTgtttcattcttcttctgcaCTATGGCTTCAAGGGTCGCCTCAGTCTTGGGGTGACGACGGGAAGCTGTAAAGTGCCTGGTGAACATGGACCTCATGACTCTCCATGACGTAATGGACTCAGGGGCCAAGCTTTTGTACCAAGCCATGGCCCCTTTCCTGAGGGTCGTTGAGAACAGTCGGCATTTGAGGTGCCCGGTTATATCATTGCGGTAGTCGAGCATCGCATTGACGTTGTCGACGTGATCGTCGGGATCTGTAGTCCCGTCGTACACAGCTAGATTTGGTGGTTTCTCCATGCCTTTGGGGAGCGGGGCTTCCATTATTGCCCGAGATAGGGGGCAATGCAAATCTTCCTCGTCGCTCCTTAAGGGAGACAGTTCGTTGTTGTCGGGGCTGTGTCCGCGCCTTGGTGATGTTCCCGCTCGACCACCGTCACGACGGGCGCGTGCCCTGCTGACGTGGGGTTCTGGAGAGCGACGTCCCCGCTTCTTCGTTGGCTCCGAACGTTGTTGTATCCTACTCACCGGCTGGGGCCGGGCTTCTTATCGTTCGGCTTCGAGGGCCATGATTCGTTCGTGCTGCTGGTGGAGCATAGAACCGGCCTGATTGAGGGCATTCACCATGGTAATCATTACGGCGTCTCCTTCAACGGGAACGGGAATGGGATGAAATGTCTCTGCCCCTAAATTGTGGGCGTGAGAGGCATCCCCGTTGTTTTGGGGCTCTGGAGACGGGGTGGATGGATGACCGTCCCGAGCGCCCGTTTCATGGGATGGCGGGCCGTCGTCCATATTGTAGTTGTCGAGGGGACGGCTGTGATCGCTATGTTGTTCTCCGGCCATGTTGGAAGGACAGAAATAAATGAGCTTTTGATCCTCgtttgatgaagatggggatagctatttcccacagacggcgccactgatcttacctgatcaggagggccttccaaggtcttggtgaatgggccagagaatgaaatgagaggggggtgtacctgcaaggtgctccaatgcttaagtcagaaaaggtacagaatgaggttatcagagtgtgagttagaatacctgcccctttgccatgaaaggggtatttatattgagcccccagcgctgggccaaggctcctaatgggctggattagctaggcccaaggaggagctgccaggggacgcgtaagaagcgttaagacctagaccaaggtctgccccctggtccaactgcccctatccctaaggagacaatataggggagttgggtgacgtggtgagtgagatgccgttatggctctgcccgacacaacttaggtgtccgcgacgtgggttgacgatgagtggatggagatcatatgaggaggacccgctcgttgtccgacacgtatttaaggggccggggagacgttcgtcgggcggacggtcgttcacctgacgtgtcctcgtggtcgtttggatacggtcgtttggacgtgggcttggcgagcattgggccgtgccgtgcctagtgtcatggcccagtccagaacaccattcatctgtaaatgtctggttgatccttttggtgtctgtaaacatcatctttcgatgtctataaacgtcgagtttttcctggtcgtccccagttgtttacctctccgttggtcttggtaaacgttgagtttttcccatttcgtccattgacgtatggttgtattcctcccagtcattcataatgtctggttacctctctgttggttccgataaacgttgagtttttcctagttgtccgtcggcAGCTAGTTGCGattttcttttcccattcatcgttgtTGCGATGTCTGGATGCGGCCGTActctttgaaaacaaaaacccaaaaaaatatatacccagtaatagatcccagtggacgtttccattattggatccctgcattgtgcaaattctacggttcttttgtattcaatccctggttaccctgaaagtctgacagccactgctatcatccattcgggttcccagctgattgaataggggcagctgtagcacctcaaatttgcacctatcattgtacataccatctcatattaggtcatagcatatcatgatacattgcatagcatttgcattgtccccagttgcctcaagagcaagcaagcaagaattaggtcaaactgatcaggagatcagtctaccaatcaagcaagggtgttgctcaaggaatcaaagccctagggtttgtccaacaagttcacatgacttggaggttcATTTGAAGGGTCtaagtcaagggttgaaggctcagaggtcatcagtcaatgcacagccaggccaaaaccctagaaagtcaacaatcagtcaaagcagtggatggtggccattcttgtggaatttgggcaccatgatcaataatcaagagtccatacaacttgggacatcatgtggagtcaaggtctcaaggatttagggtttggaattcatcagaagtacacagtcagtccaaaaccctggaaaagtcaaagttggtcaactgtggttgattctatggatttgatggatggaaatggtttgagagagcttattcatgtcttaataggcctcatgtgtcatggcaatcaatatcatggaaaaatttgaagccaatcagaaaatttcccaaaatagaaagtggacctgtaattttaactgccaaaaatggaaacttcttgatcctcaacttgcatcatgatacaagctccaaatgaatttttgcccaacatgaaagttgaagatcttgttctcccattttcaaaaagtccaagaactctcaaatcccatgtgtggttgtcaagatatgatcaaatcattttcaccaatttttgaacttcaacaagccataactctcaaaccataaggccaaatttggtggggttttttcctacaaaccacatttttcatcctctttccaaaaatataaatttcatgacctaaaaccctaccaatcaaaatggcatttttggacctttttcatttaaattcaaagtttgaccaaactttgactttttgattctttgactttttcttgatttggccaatttggaaatgttgtaaatcatatttgtggtttgctccaagcttaaaatcatcatcatatcaccattttACCCTCATTTTGGCCTAAAGTACAAATGTGGCAATTTTTGCAAATGGCTTAAAAGAACAAAGCAAGGTACAACATTTCTGGTACAGACCACAAACAGCATTGGTAGTGGTCATTTGCAGCATGCTCAGGCCCAATTCGAGCCAGCTTGCACCCTCCATGTTCCACATTCTTCcacttagcaaaaatgcaaatgagtgCATTAACACTAAACCAATTTACAACATGGATTAAGGACCTAAAACAGATCACATATAAGCCTTCATTTTCTAAATCCAACCCTAGTTTTTGACAGCCACCATACAGAATTCTCTCtcactctcatcttgcattttggCAAAAAGACAAATTCTGCAAAAACCCTTGAAGGAACTCGAGCAACCCTTGCCTCCTTCAGCATCTAGCCCATCTTGTGAAGCTTTTTGAATCACCATTTCTCAACTGGAACTTCATCTGCAGAACCTGTTTTCTCCAAGCATCTCCAATGGCAGTTTGAGTTGTGGAAGCTTCAAAGCCCCGCTGAGCTCGTTTCCCTTAACATTTCATCATCTCCAAGCATTTGAAGCACCTGTCTGCACTCGAATCAaccaaaacaacactgcatcATCGAGTTCTTCGAATCAAGTAAGATTTTCGACTTTCTTATTTGCCTAAACCATGTTATGTATCATGTGGATCTTCGTGTGCTGATCATTTTGAACCATAGTTTGCTTAAATTGGTTGTGTATTTCTGGAAATATGCTGATTTGAAGTTTAGGGTTCATATGTGTTTCTGTTCGAATCTAGCTGGTTTATATGCTTTGATGAAAATGAACAGTGGATTATGTGTGCATGATGCCTGAGGATCACAATGCCATGCTTACTTCTTATTTCTGGACATTTCGTTTTTTGAGTTCTTGATGATAATGATGACTTTATGCTGCTGCTGAACAAAACATAACCATGCCCATAATTCTCCCATGATTATGCTTATGTTTGTTGTTGGCTAATGATGTTTTGATGTTGGTGTTTTGAGTTAGTGCTCATTTTGATTGATAATGCTATGCTGATGTTTGAATCATGAGGATTTTTTCTTCCatgctgtttatgtgctgttgtATGATGTTGTTGCTACTGTTATTTGAACCAAGCACTCTGTCCAGAAAACCCTCATGAATTGCATTTGGTATGTTGTTGTTAGGTTGCTGTATGGACTTTACTTAAATGCCGTGCTGTTGTGTTAATTTTGCTTGAAGCTGGTTTTATGAACATGAACTTGATACTGTGCTATGCCCTGCTGTTGTGATAAACCCTCATACATATTTCCAGAAATCCAGTTCATATATGCATGTGTGTCGATTGTTGTTACTGTTGGTAATTACATAAACCATTGCCTTTGCCATTTGTCTACCATGTTGTTCGAATTTGGCATGTTGTTAATGAACCATGAATTTGAATGATGAATGCTGCTGTTGTTGAAACCCTGGCTTTTCCAGAAATCATGTTTTTATGAGGATTGGCTTTTGTTGTTGTTCATGTTGCATGAAGTTTTTCAATACCATGCTGTTGTGATTATTTGGTCGAAACTTGATGAACTTGGTTGATGATCTTGAAGCTGAACATGATGCCCTGCTGTTTGAAAAAACCAGAACTTGCATTTTTGTTGTGTGTTGTCGTATGATGTTTGCATGAGATCCACTATGCCAATGCCATGATTAGTTGTTGCTGTGCATTTGAGGTGGTTTGATCGATTGTTTGAAGCAGAACTTGGTGTATGCTGTgctaaaaccctaagggtttatgtgaaaaCCCAGAAATTTTGTTCATTGGCCAgcgtgtactgttccattggctgaaagccaataggaacatttcctttCCTCTGCTCAAAACGCAGAGTTTAGTTTAATGAGCCCGATATTACAAGAATGCCACGGTTGACCTTGGTTTGACCCCATATGCCATGCTTATTTGTTCATGCTTCATCCAAAT from Lathyrus oleraceus cultivar Zhongwan6 chromosome 7, CAAS_Psat_ZW6_1.0, whole genome shotgun sequence encodes the following:
- the LOC127104941 gene encoding uncharacterized protein LOC127104941 — encoded protein: MTGATGRLRPRREDSGSSTEDATIARLPVGDGSVRDGTEHASSSGQVDFSWVADEPLEEESDFCDEAVIAYAMVETISREDPPNWYCCAPKEEDRICHHFPGKQFTMYEFAFREAGIRLPFNSFQMSVFKWLRLAPSQLHPNALAFMRAFELVCQFLGIGCTRALFFHVFHLQRSGSRGRHSWVSFKQPVRLFKTYEDSVRHFKNRWYVVMPITRAALHSLYYYQRTPNGEETLMSKIPLRWQRDHFDLSTAHYRVKYAMLGEEDRLAYKKLVDYVQSFSLGFWANRQGVPYLDEAGELITEARYINTKALLECDTEEEALALLSAMPNARDRVLKLANQVGAPDRVPKKKKKTVARPLETAGDAGASPSQAASVIPSSPPRSNPINIPDSSPSPAASPLHKRKRPAGALTRSSPGSSHGPGSYLLPPCYVERSFFKAEESIVVPAPEAKAILDQDVAARRKDLARDIAAVIRVMETAMVLTDTSVSTASLEDALLQVRTEKERLSQDLSDYKEEHQLQEGLSQKLEEVEKERDQLKAAKASLEEQVVDHQKLTEDNACLRAQVESLEGKVRPLADETEEEHALGSRGELLGHIRTLNQDLVACFKEGFDNAVEQLGLLNPELVTVGSAYNCCVRDVIMACVPYVFGLRAL